A window of the Hordeum vulgare subsp. vulgare chromosome 5H, MorexV3_pseudomolecules_assembly, whole genome shotgun sequence genome harbors these coding sequences:
- the LOC123397798 gene encoding late embryogenesis abundant protein 3-like translates to MSDQPQPVRTGDVYPPSASAHDARRQRDEVLGAHGGDQQQNRDGDLRVTEADEPDAGRRVVTATAGGQVMAQFTVPVPGAGVEEATDAVTIGEALQAAAQTSAGDRPVDLADAAAVQAAETRATGLGRVIPGGVAAAAQQAAETNMRPGLAEEDKVRLMDVLGNAAAVLPANKVATREDAVAVATAAERNAAAGGGGGGKGVANAVAAAAEMNEKRMTRRRQA, encoded by the exons ATGAGCGACCAGCCCCAGCCCGTCCGCACCGGCGACGTCTACCCGCCCTCCGCGTCCGCTCACGACGCGCGCCGCCAGCGCGACGAGGTGCTCGGCGCCCATGGTGGTGATCAGCAGCAGAATCGAGATGGCGATCTCCGGGTCACCGAGGCCGACGAACCAGACGCCGGGCGACGCGTCGTCACCGCCACAGCCGGCGGCCAG gtgATGGCGCAGTTCACGGTGCCGGTGCCGGGCGCCGGGGTGGAGGAGGCGACGGACGCGGTGACCATCGGCGAAGCTCTGCAGGCCGCGGCGCAGACGTCGGCGGGCGACAGGCCGGTGGACCTCGCGGACGCGGCGGCGGTGCAGGCCGCCGAGACGCGCGCCACGGGGCTCGGCCGCGTCATCCCCGGCGGCGTGGCGGCCGCGGCGCAGCAGGCCGCGGAGACCAACATGAGGCCCGGCCTTGCGGAGGAGGACAAGGTCCGGCTGATGGACGTGCTGGGCAACGCCGCGGCCGTGCTGCCGGCCAACAAGGTGGCCACGAGGGAGGACGCCGTTGCGGTGGCCACAGCTGCGGAGCGCAACGCCGCtgcgggaggagggggagggggcaagGGCGTCGCCAACGCGGTGGCCGCGGCCGCCGAGATGAACGAGAAGAGGATGACGCGCCGGCGGCAGGCTTAG